A portion of the Apus apus isolate bApuApu2 chromosome 3, bApuApu2.pri.cur, whole genome shotgun sequence genome contains these proteins:
- the LOC127382521 gene encoding GDNF-inducible zinc finger protein 1-like isoform X1, whose translation MEKKKILMKSKVAAPNLLRALHSLYQFGHLCDVTVHTQHLGIREEFLVHKAVLAASSNYFKGLFLHDEMLDTKNCTVTLQDIYKEEFTSFLEFVYTAEVEIEAEKLQRMKEIAERLECKDLLDICEEVKAEGRKGLDLSLHLKGQLCENSGPQWTRIQQEENRKLSDSSQAVAVPVQRKLWERQKHKKLLASYKFTEGKSASLEQEDTAFPQPKPSTAKLLQCDKTDPGSRLAVENDNSPPLLSQTESNEACVVIANTLPEQWEDENRLISNFAHKTAHRKSQRHVAKVLPQIACEKCNESFCVLKQYRAHMELKHDRSLTVEHSCKACEQLFSTHQHLRQHRLTAHPDQRGFSCMFCDKRFKCQKDISNHIRRVHKKKQGPQACPYCNKFISSKCGLKVHVQTHTGEKPYKCQCCSASFAQRSAYNTHVRYSILRKIHESGQERKLLPVYWMVVPPAHRPNAAGCDKDPDRGTWDGTPEAEGRKRARHEETGNCEEGSRSLASPQTDCSNRQEERKQNYEEGKARSEKTGEEGNEDEGEMSMKGEEEVDDEMGYSEVEDSRDKVEVCTEEVDEYSNEKDGEEHESDEEFKIKKVNKSGVNKKSAYLIRCDKCNEQFVSRKKYVDHCRDVHQCLPGKVYQCDICSKSFASYNSWKEHRACVHTEERQFACTLCNATFKRKRDVRTHYVRKHEGRVKRPLCSVCGKILSSRTALVFHMRTHTGEKPYECGICHSKFAQPSQLKIHTRSHTGEKPYICEDCGACFADKGKLTGHKRTHTGERLFKCDVCGKHLATNEYLKCHKRCHMGAKPFKCQVCGKTFGLRASLAQHSNVHAERRPYFCEQCGKTFTQQGALRRHQRIHTGEKPYKCRACERTFTDMSTLRRHVSIHDRNAHWRSFLIDLTTKKDHNWSKIETLLEACEGEDSVPEIWSVDEGKLYKPESIIL comes from the exons atggagaaaaagaaaattctaatGAAGTCCAAGGTTGCTGCTCCTAACCTCCTGAGGGCACTGCATTCTCTGTACCAGTTTGGTCACCTCTGTGATGTGACAGTACACACACAACATCTTGGAATTCGGGAGGAGTTTCTGGTTCACAAAGCTGTCTTGGCAGCTTCCAGCAACTATTTTAAGGGGCTTTTCCTGCACGACGAGATGTTGGACACCAAGAATTGCACAGTGACTCTGCAAGACATTTACAAGGAAGAGTTCACCTCATTTCTAGAGTTTGTTTACACAGCAGAAGTAGAGAttgaagcagaaaaactgcaaCGGATGAAAGAAATAGCTGAAAGACTCGAATGCAAGGATTTGCTGGACATTTGTGAAGAAGTGAaagctgagggcaggaaggggTTGGATTTGAGCCTCCATCTGAAAGGTCAGCTGTGTGAAAACAGCGGGCCACAGTGGACACGCATCCAGCAAGAGGAGAACCGCAAACTGAGTGACTCTTCCCAAGCTGTGGCAGTACCTGTGCAGAGGAAACTTTGGGAGAGGCAAAAACATAAAAAGTTGCTTGCTAGCTACAAATTCACCGAAGGCAAATCAGCaagcctggagcaggaggacacTGCTTTTCCACAACCAAAACCCAGCACAGCAAAGCTACTGCAATGTGACAAGACAGATCCTGGAAGCAGGCTTGCCGTGGAAAACGATAACAGTCCTCCTCTCCTAAGTCAGACTGAGTCAAATGAAGCCTGTGTGGTAATTGCGAACACACTGCCTGAGCAGTGGGAAGATGAAAACCGTTTAATTTCCAACTTTGCCCATAAAACAGCACATAGGAAATCCCAGCGGCATGTGGCCAAAGTCTTGCCACAGATTGCGTGCGAGAAGTGCAACGAGTCATTCTGTGTCCTCAAGCAGTACCGGGCGCACATGGAGCTGAAGCACGACAGGAGCCTGACTGTCGAGCACAGCTGCAAGGCCTGCGAGCAGCTCTTCTCCACCCACCAGCACCTCCGGCAGCATCGCCTCACTGCTCATCCTGACCAGCGGGGATTCTCCTGCATGTTCTGTGACAAGAGGTTTAAGTGCCAGAAGGACATAAGCAACCATATCCGCAGGGTGCACAAGAAGAAGCAGGGTCCCCAGGCCTGTCCCTACTGCAATAAGTTCATCAGTTCCAAGTGCGGCCTGAAGGTCCATGTACAAACCCACACTGGAGAGAAGCCTTACAAatgccagtgctgctctgccagctttgCTCAGAGGTCTGCGTACAATACTCATGTCAGGTACAGCATTCTCAG aaaaatccaTGAGTCTGGGCAAGAGAGGAAACTCCTGCCTGTCTACTGGATGGTGGTTCCACCGGCACATAGGCCAAACGCAGCAGGCTGTGACAAAGACCCTGACAGAGGGACGTGGGATGGGACGCCGGAGGCTGAAGGACGGAAGCGTGCGAGGCACGAGGAGACTGGGAATTGTGAGGAAGGATCCAGGAGTTTAGCTTCTCCCCAAACAGACTGTAGCAACAGGCAAGAAGAACGGAAGCAGAATTATGAGGAAGGTAAAGCAAGAAGTGAAAAAACGGGTGAAGAAGGGAATGAAGATGAAGGTGAAATGAGCATGAAGGGTGAGGAGGAGGTAGATGATGAAATGGGTTATTCCGAAGTTGAAGACAGTAGGGATAAGGTGGAGGTCTGTACTGAGGAGGTTGATGAGTACTCTAATGAGAAGGATGGTGAAGAACATGAATCAGATGAAGAGTTTAAAATTAAGAAGGTAAATAAAAGTGGGGTGAATAAGAAATCTGCCTATTTAATAAGATGCGATAAGTGTAACGAGCAGTTTGTTTCCCGGAAAAAGTATGTGGATCACTGCAGGGATGTCCACCAGTGCTTGCCTGGCAAGGTCTATCAGTGTGACATCTGCAGCAAGTCGTTTGCTAGCTACAACAGCTGGAAGGAGCACCGAGCCTGTGTCCACACTGAAGAGAGGCAGTTTGCGTGCACTCTCTGCAACGccacttttaaaagaaagagggaTGTGAGGACACATTACGTGCGGAAGCACGAAGGCAGAGTCAAACGgcctctctgctctgtctgCGGGAAGATCCTTAGCTCCCGGACAGCGTTGGTGTTCCACATGCGGACGCATACAGGAGAAAAACCTTACGAATGTGGTATTTGTCATTCCAAATTTGCTCAGCCATCACAGCTGAAGATCCATACCAG GTCCCACACAGGGGAAAAGCCATATATTTGTGAGGACTGCGGGGCTTGTTTTGCTGATAAAGGCAAACTCACTGGCCACAAAAGGACCCACACAG gAGAGCGCCTTTTTAAATGCGATGTATGTGGAAAACATTTAGCCACCAACGAGTACTTAAAATGCCACAAGCGGTGCCACATGGGCGCCAAGCCCTTCAAGTGCCAGGTGTGTGGGAAGACATTTGGCCTGAGAGCCTCACTAGCCCAGCACAGCAACGTCCATGCAG AGAGGCGGCCGTATTTCTGCGAGCAGTGTGGGAAGACTTTCACCCAGCAGGGCGCGCTCCGCCGCCACCAGCGCATCCACACCGGGGAGAAGCCCTACAAGTGCAGAGCTTGCGAGAGGACCTTCACCGACATGTCCACCCTGCGCAGACACGTGTCG attcATGATCGGAACGCTCACTGGAGAAGCTTCTTAATAGATCTTACAACCAAAAAAGACCACAATTGGTCCAAAATAGAGACACTCTTGGAAGCCTGTGAGGGTGAAGATTCCGTGCCGGAAATTTGGTCAGTTGACGAAGGTAAACTTTATAAACCCGAAAGCATCATTCTTTAA
- the LOC127382521 gene encoding GDNF-inducible zinc finger protein 1-like isoform X3 translates to MEKKKILMKSKVAAPNLLRALHSLYQFGHLCDVTVHTQHLGIREEFLVHKAVLAASSNYFKGLFLHDEMLDTKNCTVTLQDIYKEEFTSFLEFVYTAEVEIEAEKLQRMKEIAERLECKDLLDICEEVKAEGRKGLDLSLHLKGQLCENSGPQWTRIQQEENRKLSDSSQAVAVPVQRKLWERQKHKKLLASYKFTEGKSASLEQEDTAFPQPKPSTAKLLQCDKTDPGSRLAVENDNSPPLLSQTESNEACVVIANTLPEQWEDENRLISNFAHKTAHRKSQRHVAKVLPQIACEKCNESFCVLKQYRAHMELKHDRSLTVEHSCKACEQLFSTHQHLRQHRLTAHPDQRGFSCMFCDKRFKCQKDISNHIRRVHKKKQGPQACPYCNKFISSKCGLKVHVQTHTGEKPYKCQCCSASFAQRSAYNTHVRYSILRKIHESGQERKLLPVYWMVVPPAHRPNAAGCDKDPDRGTWDGTPEAEGRKRARHEETGNCEEGSRSLASPQTDCSNRQEERKQNYEEGKARSEKTGEEGNEDEGEMSMKGEEEVDDEMGYSEVEDSRDKVEVCTEEVDEYSNEKDGEEHESDEEFKIKKVNKSGVNKKSAYLIRCDKCNEQFVSRKKYVDHCRDVHQCLPGKVYQCDICSKSFASYNSWKEHRACVHTEERQFACTLCNATFKRKRDVRTHYVRKHEGRVKRPLCSVCGKILSSRTALVFHMRTHTGEKPYECGICHSKFAQPSQLKIHTRSHTGEKPYICEDCGACFADKGKLTGHKRTHTGERLFKCDVCGKHLATNEYLKCHKRCHMGAKPFKCQVCGKTFGLRASLAQHSNVHAERRPYFCEQCGKTFTQQGALRRHQRIHTGEKPYKCRACERTFTDMSTLRRHVSVRCPSSAFVCGDP, encoded by the exons atggagaaaaagaaaattctaatGAAGTCCAAGGTTGCTGCTCCTAACCTCCTGAGGGCACTGCATTCTCTGTACCAGTTTGGTCACCTCTGTGATGTGACAGTACACACACAACATCTTGGAATTCGGGAGGAGTTTCTGGTTCACAAAGCTGTCTTGGCAGCTTCCAGCAACTATTTTAAGGGGCTTTTCCTGCACGACGAGATGTTGGACACCAAGAATTGCACAGTGACTCTGCAAGACATTTACAAGGAAGAGTTCACCTCATTTCTAGAGTTTGTTTACACAGCAGAAGTAGAGAttgaagcagaaaaactgcaaCGGATGAAAGAAATAGCTGAAAGACTCGAATGCAAGGATTTGCTGGACATTTGTGAAGAAGTGAaagctgagggcaggaaggggTTGGATTTGAGCCTCCATCTGAAAGGTCAGCTGTGTGAAAACAGCGGGCCACAGTGGACACGCATCCAGCAAGAGGAGAACCGCAAACTGAGTGACTCTTCCCAAGCTGTGGCAGTACCTGTGCAGAGGAAACTTTGGGAGAGGCAAAAACATAAAAAGTTGCTTGCTAGCTACAAATTCACCGAAGGCAAATCAGCaagcctggagcaggaggacacTGCTTTTCCACAACCAAAACCCAGCACAGCAAAGCTACTGCAATGTGACAAGACAGATCCTGGAAGCAGGCTTGCCGTGGAAAACGATAACAGTCCTCCTCTCCTAAGTCAGACTGAGTCAAATGAAGCCTGTGTGGTAATTGCGAACACACTGCCTGAGCAGTGGGAAGATGAAAACCGTTTAATTTCCAACTTTGCCCATAAAACAGCACATAGGAAATCCCAGCGGCATGTGGCCAAAGTCTTGCCACAGATTGCGTGCGAGAAGTGCAACGAGTCATTCTGTGTCCTCAAGCAGTACCGGGCGCACATGGAGCTGAAGCACGACAGGAGCCTGACTGTCGAGCACAGCTGCAAGGCCTGCGAGCAGCTCTTCTCCACCCACCAGCACCTCCGGCAGCATCGCCTCACTGCTCATCCTGACCAGCGGGGATTCTCCTGCATGTTCTGTGACAAGAGGTTTAAGTGCCAGAAGGACATAAGCAACCATATCCGCAGGGTGCACAAGAAGAAGCAGGGTCCCCAGGCCTGTCCCTACTGCAATAAGTTCATCAGTTCCAAGTGCGGCCTGAAGGTCCATGTACAAACCCACACTGGAGAGAAGCCTTACAAatgccagtgctgctctgccagctttgCTCAGAGGTCTGCGTACAATACTCATGTCAGGTACAGCATTCTCAG aaaaatccaTGAGTCTGGGCAAGAGAGGAAACTCCTGCCTGTCTACTGGATGGTGGTTCCACCGGCACATAGGCCAAACGCAGCAGGCTGTGACAAAGACCCTGACAGAGGGACGTGGGATGGGACGCCGGAGGCTGAAGGACGGAAGCGTGCGAGGCACGAGGAGACTGGGAATTGTGAGGAAGGATCCAGGAGTTTAGCTTCTCCCCAAACAGACTGTAGCAACAGGCAAGAAGAACGGAAGCAGAATTATGAGGAAGGTAAAGCAAGAAGTGAAAAAACGGGTGAAGAAGGGAATGAAGATGAAGGTGAAATGAGCATGAAGGGTGAGGAGGAGGTAGATGATGAAATGGGTTATTCCGAAGTTGAAGACAGTAGGGATAAGGTGGAGGTCTGTACTGAGGAGGTTGATGAGTACTCTAATGAGAAGGATGGTGAAGAACATGAATCAGATGAAGAGTTTAAAATTAAGAAGGTAAATAAAAGTGGGGTGAATAAGAAATCTGCCTATTTAATAAGATGCGATAAGTGTAACGAGCAGTTTGTTTCCCGGAAAAAGTATGTGGATCACTGCAGGGATGTCCACCAGTGCTTGCCTGGCAAGGTCTATCAGTGTGACATCTGCAGCAAGTCGTTTGCTAGCTACAACAGCTGGAAGGAGCACCGAGCCTGTGTCCACACTGAAGAGAGGCAGTTTGCGTGCACTCTCTGCAACGccacttttaaaagaaagagggaTGTGAGGACACATTACGTGCGGAAGCACGAAGGCAGAGTCAAACGgcctctctgctctgtctgCGGGAAGATCCTTAGCTCCCGGACAGCGTTGGTGTTCCACATGCGGACGCATACAGGAGAAAAACCTTACGAATGTGGTATTTGTCATTCCAAATTTGCTCAGCCATCACAGCTGAAGATCCATACCAG GTCCCACACAGGGGAAAAGCCATATATTTGTGAGGACTGCGGGGCTTGTTTTGCTGATAAAGGCAAACTCACTGGCCACAAAAGGACCCACACAG gAGAGCGCCTTTTTAAATGCGATGTATGTGGAAAACATTTAGCCACCAACGAGTACTTAAAATGCCACAAGCGGTGCCACATGGGCGCCAAGCCCTTCAAGTGCCAGGTGTGTGGGAAGACATTTGGCCTGAGAGCCTCACTAGCCCAGCACAGCAACGTCCATGCAG AGAGGCGGCCGTATTTCTGCGAGCAGTGTGGGAAGACTTTCACCCAGCAGGGCGCGCTCCGCCGCCACCAGCGCATCCACACCGGGGAGAAGCCCTACAAGTGCAGAGCTTGCGAGAGGACCTTCACCGACATGTCCACCCTGCGCAGACACGTGTCGGTACGCTGCCCCTCCTCTGCCTTCGTCTGCGGGGATCCTTAA
- the LOC127382521 gene encoding GDNF-inducible zinc finger protein 1-like isoform X2 translates to MEKKKILMKSKVAAPNLLRALHSLYQFGHLCDVTVHTQHLGIREEFLVHKAVLAASSNYFKGLFLHDEMLDTKNCTVTLQDIYKEEFTSFLEFVYTAEVEIEAEKLQRMKEIAERLECKDLLDICEEVKAEGRKGLDLSLHLKGQLCENSGPQWTRIQQEENRKLSDSSQAVAVPVQRKLWERQKHKKLLASYKFTEGKSASLEQEDTAFPQPKPSTAKLLQCDKTDPGSRLAVENDNSPPLLSQTESNEACVVIANTLPEQWEDENRLISNFAHKTAHRKSQRHVAKVLPQIACEKCNESFCVLKQYRAHMELKHDRSLTVEHSCKACEQLFSTHQHLRQHRLTAHPDQRGFSCMFCDKRFKCQKDISNHIRRVHKKKQGPQACPYCNKFISSKCGLKVHVQTHTGEKPYKCQCCSASFAQRSAYNTHVRKIHESGQERKLLPVYWMVVPPAHRPNAAGCDKDPDRGTWDGTPEAEGRKRARHEETGNCEEGSRSLASPQTDCSNRQEERKQNYEEGKARSEKTGEEGNEDEGEMSMKGEEEVDDEMGYSEVEDSRDKVEVCTEEVDEYSNEKDGEEHESDEEFKIKKVNKSGVNKKSAYLIRCDKCNEQFVSRKKYVDHCRDVHQCLPGKVYQCDICSKSFASYNSWKEHRACVHTEERQFACTLCNATFKRKRDVRTHYVRKHEGRVKRPLCSVCGKILSSRTALVFHMRTHTGEKPYECGICHSKFAQPSQLKIHTRSHTGEKPYICEDCGACFADKGKLTGHKRTHTGERLFKCDVCGKHLATNEYLKCHKRCHMGAKPFKCQVCGKTFGLRASLAQHSNVHAERRPYFCEQCGKTFTQQGALRRHQRIHTGEKPYKCRACERTFTDMSTLRRHVSIHDRNAHWRSFLIDLTTKKDHNWSKIETLLEACEGEDSVPEIWSVDEGKLYKPESIIL, encoded by the exons atggagaaaaagaaaattctaatGAAGTCCAAGGTTGCTGCTCCTAACCTCCTGAGGGCACTGCATTCTCTGTACCAGTTTGGTCACCTCTGTGATGTGACAGTACACACACAACATCTTGGAATTCGGGAGGAGTTTCTGGTTCACAAAGCTGTCTTGGCAGCTTCCAGCAACTATTTTAAGGGGCTTTTCCTGCACGACGAGATGTTGGACACCAAGAATTGCACAGTGACTCTGCAAGACATTTACAAGGAAGAGTTCACCTCATTTCTAGAGTTTGTTTACACAGCAGAAGTAGAGAttgaagcagaaaaactgcaaCGGATGAAAGAAATAGCTGAAAGACTCGAATGCAAGGATTTGCTGGACATTTGTGAAGAAGTGAaagctgagggcaggaaggggTTGGATTTGAGCCTCCATCTGAAAGGTCAGCTGTGTGAAAACAGCGGGCCACAGTGGACACGCATCCAGCAAGAGGAGAACCGCAAACTGAGTGACTCTTCCCAAGCTGTGGCAGTACCTGTGCAGAGGAAACTTTGGGAGAGGCAAAAACATAAAAAGTTGCTTGCTAGCTACAAATTCACCGAAGGCAAATCAGCaagcctggagcaggaggacacTGCTTTTCCACAACCAAAACCCAGCACAGCAAAGCTACTGCAATGTGACAAGACAGATCCTGGAAGCAGGCTTGCCGTGGAAAACGATAACAGTCCTCCTCTCCTAAGTCAGACTGAGTCAAATGAAGCCTGTGTGGTAATTGCGAACACACTGCCTGAGCAGTGGGAAGATGAAAACCGTTTAATTTCCAACTTTGCCCATAAAACAGCACATAGGAAATCCCAGCGGCATGTGGCCAAAGTCTTGCCACAGATTGCGTGCGAGAAGTGCAACGAGTCATTCTGTGTCCTCAAGCAGTACCGGGCGCACATGGAGCTGAAGCACGACAGGAGCCTGACTGTCGAGCACAGCTGCAAGGCCTGCGAGCAGCTCTTCTCCACCCACCAGCACCTCCGGCAGCATCGCCTCACTGCTCATCCTGACCAGCGGGGATTCTCCTGCATGTTCTGTGACAAGAGGTTTAAGTGCCAGAAGGACATAAGCAACCATATCCGCAGGGTGCACAAGAAGAAGCAGGGTCCCCAGGCCTGTCCCTACTGCAATAAGTTCATCAGTTCCAAGTGCGGCCTGAAGGTCCATGTACAAACCCACACTGGAGAGAAGCCTTACAAatgccagtgctgctctgccagctttgCTCAGAGGTCTGCGTACAATACTCATGTCAG aaaaatccaTGAGTCTGGGCAAGAGAGGAAACTCCTGCCTGTCTACTGGATGGTGGTTCCACCGGCACATAGGCCAAACGCAGCAGGCTGTGACAAAGACCCTGACAGAGGGACGTGGGATGGGACGCCGGAGGCTGAAGGACGGAAGCGTGCGAGGCACGAGGAGACTGGGAATTGTGAGGAAGGATCCAGGAGTTTAGCTTCTCCCCAAACAGACTGTAGCAACAGGCAAGAAGAACGGAAGCAGAATTATGAGGAAGGTAAAGCAAGAAGTGAAAAAACGGGTGAAGAAGGGAATGAAGATGAAGGTGAAATGAGCATGAAGGGTGAGGAGGAGGTAGATGATGAAATGGGTTATTCCGAAGTTGAAGACAGTAGGGATAAGGTGGAGGTCTGTACTGAGGAGGTTGATGAGTACTCTAATGAGAAGGATGGTGAAGAACATGAATCAGATGAAGAGTTTAAAATTAAGAAGGTAAATAAAAGTGGGGTGAATAAGAAATCTGCCTATTTAATAAGATGCGATAAGTGTAACGAGCAGTTTGTTTCCCGGAAAAAGTATGTGGATCACTGCAGGGATGTCCACCAGTGCTTGCCTGGCAAGGTCTATCAGTGTGACATCTGCAGCAAGTCGTTTGCTAGCTACAACAGCTGGAAGGAGCACCGAGCCTGTGTCCACACTGAAGAGAGGCAGTTTGCGTGCACTCTCTGCAACGccacttttaaaagaaagagggaTGTGAGGACACATTACGTGCGGAAGCACGAAGGCAGAGTCAAACGgcctctctgctctgtctgCGGGAAGATCCTTAGCTCCCGGACAGCGTTGGTGTTCCACATGCGGACGCATACAGGAGAAAAACCTTACGAATGTGGTATTTGTCATTCCAAATTTGCTCAGCCATCACAGCTGAAGATCCATACCAG GTCCCACACAGGGGAAAAGCCATATATTTGTGAGGACTGCGGGGCTTGTTTTGCTGATAAAGGCAAACTCACTGGCCACAAAAGGACCCACACAG gAGAGCGCCTTTTTAAATGCGATGTATGTGGAAAACATTTAGCCACCAACGAGTACTTAAAATGCCACAAGCGGTGCCACATGGGCGCCAAGCCCTTCAAGTGCCAGGTGTGTGGGAAGACATTTGGCCTGAGAGCCTCACTAGCCCAGCACAGCAACGTCCATGCAG AGAGGCGGCCGTATTTCTGCGAGCAGTGTGGGAAGACTTTCACCCAGCAGGGCGCGCTCCGCCGCCACCAGCGCATCCACACCGGGGAGAAGCCCTACAAGTGCAGAGCTTGCGAGAGGACCTTCACCGACATGTCCACCCTGCGCAGACACGTGTCG attcATGATCGGAACGCTCACTGGAGAAGCTTCTTAATAGATCTTACAACCAAAAAAGACCACAATTGGTCCAAAATAGAGACACTCTTGGAAGCCTGTGAGGGTGAAGATTCCGTGCCGGAAATTTGGTCAGTTGACGAAGGTAAACTTTATAAACCCGAAAGCATCATTCTTTAA